Proteins encoded in a region of the Vicia villosa cultivar HV-30 ecotype Madison, WI linkage group LG5, Vvil1.0, whole genome shotgun sequence genome:
- the LOC131602886 gene encoding NAC domain-containing protein 2-like: protein MQGALELPPGFRFHPTDDELVNHYLCRKCASLPIAVPIIKEIDLYKFDPWHLPEMALFGEKEWYFFSPRDRKYPNGSRPNRAAGTGYWKATGADKPIGKPKPLGIKKALVFYAGKAPKGVKTNWIMHEYRLANVDRSASKNNHNLRLDDWVLCRIYNKKGKIEKYNDDTKASSMFSEEVQFENETKPKIETNGHDDFRIVNEQLYTDTSDSVPRFHTDSSCSEHVVSPDVTCDKEVQSEPKWNEFVLGPDPVSAFDFQLNFMDDGEDDPFAPQVQYQMNQLSGWQDVFTYLPK from the exons ATGCAAGGTGCATTAGAGTTACCTCCTGGGTTCAGATTTCACCCTACTGATGATGAGCTTGTGAATCATTATTTATGTAGAAAGTGTGCTTCTCTCCCAATCGCTGTTCCTATTATCAAAGAAATTGATTTGTATAAGTTTGATCCATGGCATCTTCCAG AAATGGCTCTTTTCGGTGAGAAAGAGTGGTATTTTTTCTCTCCAAGGGACCGGAAATATCCAAACGGTTCACGGCCGAACCGGGCGGCCGGAACCGGATACTGGAAAGCCACGGGAGCCGATAAGCCGATTGGAAAGCCGAAGCCTCTTGGAATTAAGAAAGCACTGGTTTTCTACGCTGGGAAAGCTCCTAAAGGTGTTAAAACTAATTGGATCATGCATGAATATCGGCTTGCAAACGTTGATAGATCCGCATCAAAAAATAACCACAATTTAAGG CTTGATGATTGGGTGTTGTGTCGAATATACAATAAGAAAGGGAAGATTGAGAAATACAATGACGATACAAAAGCATCATCAATGTTTTCAGAGGAAGTTCAATTTGAGAATGAGACGAAGCCTAAGATCGAAACGAACGGTCACGATGATTTCAGGATTGTTAACGAGCAGTTATATACTGACACGTCAGATTCGGTGCCACGCTTTCACACGGATTCAAGCTGTTCTGAGCACGTGGTTTCGCCGGATGTCACGTGCGATAAGGAGGTTCAAAGTGAGCCGAAATGGAACGAATTTGTTCTTGGGCCTGATCCAGTGTCGGCCTTTGATTTCCAGTTGAATTTTATGGATGATGGTGAagatgacccttttgcccctcaGGTTCAGTATCAAATGAATCAACTTTCGGGTTGGCAAGATGTGTTTACGTACCTACCAAAGTAA